In the Paramisgurnus dabryanus chromosome 5, PD_genome_1.1, whole genome shotgun sequence genome, one interval contains:
- the lman2la gene encoding lectin, mannose-binding 2-like a isoform X1 gives MAAMCIHRTRLKHSGYKIMIFRSSLILFAALSVSLCDDGHEMEEFLKREYSLSKPYQSIGVSGSSHWELMGDAVVTTDHVRLTLDQQSKQGAIWSRIPCHLKDWELQVHFKIHGQGKKNLNGDGLAVWYTKERMQNGPVFGNRDFFTGLGVFVDTYPNEEKLLEAQQKRYTPRTQRIFPYVLAMVGNGTISYDHDRDGRPTELGGCNAMVRNLKHDTFIFIRYVRRRLTIMLDIDGQHEWRDCLDMPGVRLPLGFYFGASAVTGDLSDNHDLISMKLYQLTVLRSKQEEEQEEEILIPSVDNIDLYRPYTDVESMSSAAIFFTVLFSMLGLFLLVVVGLVVYGHWNENRRKRFY, from the exons ATGGCTGCGATGTGCATTCATCGGACGCGTTTGAAACATTCAGGGTATAAAATCATGATTTTTAGGTCATCGCTGATTTTATTTGCGGCGTTAAGCGTCAGTTTATGTGATGACGGTCATGAAATGGAGGAGTTTTTAAAGAGAGAGTATTCACTGTCAAAGCCGTACCAGA gTATTGGAGTCTCGGGTTCGTCTCACTGGGAGCTGATGGGAGATGCTGTGGTCACCACTGATCACGTGCGTCTCACTTTAGACCAGCAGAGCAAACAAGGAGCCATATGGAGCCGGATT ccgTGTCATCTAAAGGACTGGGAACTGCAGGTTCATTTTAAGATTCACGGTCAAGGCAAAAAGAATCTGAATGGTGACGGTTTGGCCGTGTGGTACACAAAGGAGCGAATGCAGAACG GTCCCGTGTTTGGAAATAGGGATTTCTTTACAGGACTCGGTGTATTCGTGGACACTTACCCTAACGAAGAGAAACTTTTGGAG GCCCAGCAGAAGAGATACACGCCCCGCACACAG AGGATATTTCCCTACGTGTTGGCCATGGTGGGCAACGGCACAATCAGTTACGATCACGATCGAGACGGTCGGCCCACAGAACTGGGTGGCTGTAATGCGATGGTGCGCAACCTAAAGCACGACACCTTCATCTTCATCAGATACGTTCGTCGCAGGCTCACG ATCATGCTTGATATTGACGGTCAGCATGAATGGAGAGATTGCCTGGACATGCCGGGTGTGCGACTGCCTTTGGGTTTCTACTTTGGAGCTTCAGCTGTCACTGGAGATCTGTCAG ATAATCACGATCTGATCTCCATGAAGCTTTACCAGCTGACCGTCCTGCGCAGTAAACAGGAAGAAGAGCAGGAAGAGGAAATCTTAATACCCAGCGTGGACAACATCGACTTATACAGAC CATACACAGATGTGGAGAGCATGAGCAGCGCTGCCATCTTCTTCACCGTACTCTTCTCCATGTTGGGTTTGTttctgctggtggtggtgggaCTCGTCGTTTACGGACACTGGAATGAAAACAGACGGAAACGCTTCTACTGA
- the mtfp1 gene encoding mitochondrial fission process protein 1, translated as MEENHEKPSKEVDIYRDTWVRYLGYANEVGEAFRALVPVSVVWVSYAVATAYVSADALDKGKKAAAAHGENPGKTAQVSAAVIDTFVWQALASVAIPGFTINRVCAASLYLLGKTTRWPLPVRKWTTTAVGLSTIPFIITPIDRSVDFLLDSSLRKLYGGGKKHE; from the exons ATGGAGGAAAATCATGAGAAACCGAGCAAAGAAGTGGATATTTATCGGGACACATGGGTGCGATATCTAG GTTATGCTAATGAGGTGGGCGAGGCTTTCAGAGCGCTTGTGCCCGTCAGTGTGGTTTGGGTTAGTTACGCTGTTGCCACGGCATACGTGTCCGCTGATGCGCTGGACAAAGGCAAGAAAGCTGCAGCG gcTCATGGAGAGAATCCAGGAAAGACGGCGCAGGTGTCCGCAGCTGTGATCGACACGTTTGTGTGGCAGGCTTTAGCTTCAGTTGCCATTCCTGGATTTACTATTAACCGTGTGTGCGCTGCTTCACTTTACCTGCTGGGCAAAACAACACGCTGGCCGTTACCTGTGCGCAAGTGGACGACCACCGCTGTTGGCCTGTCGACAATCCCCTTCATCATAACTCCTATTGACAG GTCTGTGGATTTTCTGTTGGATTCGAGTCTGAGGAAGCTCTACGGTGGAGGTAAAAAACATGAATGA
- the lman2la gene encoding lectin, mannose-binding 2-like a isoform X2 translates to MFTGPVFGNRDFFTGLGVFVDTYPNEEKLLEAQQKRYTPRTQRIFPYVLAMVGNGTISYDHDRDGRPTELGGCNAMVRNLKHDTFIFIRYVRRRLTIMLDIDGQHEWRDCLDMPGVRLPLGFYFGASAVTGDLSDNHDLISMKLYQLTVLRSKQEEEQEEEILIPSVDNIDLYRPYTDVESMSSAAIFFTVLFSMLGLFLLVVVGLVVYGHWNENRRKRFY, encoded by the exons ATGTTCACAGGTCCCGTGTTTGGAAATAGGGATTTCTTTACAGGACTCGGTGTATTCGTGGACACTTACCCTAACGAAGAGAAACTTTTGGAG GCCCAGCAGAAGAGATACACGCCCCGCACACAG AGGATATTTCCCTACGTGTTGGCCATGGTGGGCAACGGCACAATCAGTTACGATCACGATCGAGACGGTCGGCCCACAGAACTGGGTGGCTGTAATGCGATGGTGCGCAACCTAAAGCACGACACCTTCATCTTCATCAGATACGTTCGTCGCAGGCTCACG ATCATGCTTGATATTGACGGTCAGCATGAATGGAGAGATTGCCTGGACATGCCGGGTGTGCGACTGCCTTTGGGTTTCTACTTTGGAGCTTCAGCTGTCACTGGAGATCTGTCAG ATAATCACGATCTGATCTCCATGAAGCTTTACCAGCTGACCGTCCTGCGCAGTAAACAGGAAGAAGAGCAGGAAGAGGAAATCTTAATACCCAGCGTGGACAACATCGACTTATACAGAC CATACACAGATGTGGAGAGCATGAGCAGCGCTGCCATCTTCTTCACCGTACTCTTCTCCATGTTGGGTTTGTttctgctggtggtggtgggaCTCGTCGTTTACGGACACTGGAATGAAAACAGACGGAAACGCTTCTACTGA
- the LOC135774133 gene encoding zona pellucida sperm-binding protein 3: MNWFSFLLMLVAPAMAQKDLLIDCRYDTVSISWKPRLDLSEKLDSSRALLGNCAPSFLGSDDSLHFYVSLSDCGFHKQVQVRWVRYSTELLYDRGPGLPLISQTVQCVHDLPVGEVNGADEEVNGADEEVNGADEEVNGADEEVNGADEEVVFSMELMNNEFSGPASSLSFKLGSSIPIRAEVQSPGPLWIFLDRCVMATGSDIRFNSKVHPIVSNSGCLMESKEGNSTFLPRREPSEMRLYIEAFKFALGENIFLHCDLTAWDIHSSKVDGKACHYVKERHRWELLDNPPQSYLCSCCESTCKWRIDTLKGQSARKILGPFIIVEDESERNVSLNTKITEHGLSESPVWLVVMSVAAVLVTVMLVIAVSYYLCFWRGGRLGYRPSRDLLTKY, encoded by the exons ATGAATTGGTTTAGTTTTCTCTTGATGTTGGTGGCTCCTGCAATGGCGCAGAAAG ATCTGTTAATAGACTGTAGATATGATACAGTCAGTATAAGCTGGAAGCCCAGACTGGATCTATCAGAGAAACTGGATTCATCCAGAGCTCTGCTGGGCAACTGTGCTCCAAGTTTCCTGGGTTCAGATGATTCACTGCATTTCTATGTTTCATTGAGTGATTGTGGCTTTCATAAGCAG GTCCAAGTGAGGTGGGTGAGGTACTCCACTGAATTGCTCTATGACAGAGGACCTGGACTCCCCTTAATATCACAAACGGTCCAATGTGTCCATGATTT ACCTGTAGGGGAGGTGAATGGAGCAGACGAGGAGGTGAATGGAGCAGACGAGGAGGTGAATGGAGCAGACGAGGAGGTGAATGGAGCAGACGAGGAGGTGAATGGAGCAGACGAGGAGGTGGTCTTCAGCATGGAGCTCATGAACA ATGAGTTTAGTGGCCCTGCATCATCTTTGAGTTTTAAGCTGGGCTCCAGTATTCCCATCAGAGCTGAGGTTCAGAGTCCTGGACCTCTGTGGATCTTTCTAGACCGATGTGTGATGGCCACAGGGTCTGACATCAGATTTAATAGTAAGGTGCACCCCATCGTTTCTAATTCAGG GTGTCTGATGGAAAGTAAAGAAGGAAACTCCACATTTCTGCCGAGACGGGAGCCCAGTGAaatgcgtctttacattgaGGCCTTCAAATTTGCTCTTGGAGAGAAT ATTTTCCTTCACTGTGACCTGACAGCATGGGACATCCACAGCTCGAAGGTTGATGGGAAAGCATGTCACTACGTGAAGGAACGCCACAG ATGGGAACTCCTTGATAATCCTCCCCAAAGTTACTTGTGTTCCTGCTGTGAGTCCACCTGTAAATGGAGGATAGACACCCTGAAGG GCCAATCTGCACGCAAGATTTTAGGACCTTTTATAATAGTGGAGGATGAATCCGAGAGAAACGTATCGCTGAACACCAAGATTACTGAACACG GTTTAAGTGAATCTCCAGTTTGGCTGGTGGTCATGTCAGTCGCAGCTGTGCTGGTTACTGTAATGTTAGTCATCGCTGTGAGCTATTATCTGTGTTTCTGGAGAGGAGGACGCCTGGGCTACAGGCCGAGCAGAGATCTGCTGACGAAATATTGA